A section of the Phaseolus vulgaris cultivar G19833 chromosome 8, P. vulgaris v2.0, whole genome shotgun sequence genome encodes:
- the LOC137824840 gene encoding uncharacterized protein, translating into MTGKDRKLALLELAKRRGTKGTGSSSSTTEPIAAPPLSVAPAEGPEQGKKRKRLVKASTSLAVAATVASTEEESSGSPLIHRQRKKAAVEGGSSLQPGEIEVVEVEEGSSPPPCAQPASEPTNLPSPGQQLPPTTTLPSSPPAGQSPALEKRVKELEHDKESLRSDFEAAQGSVELMRGMVEKARREYLAQVQETIKTEILMGQTVSSLDCAVVELRAETSSLRQLNTQLVGELESTKEAAAVGEKRLEEVVGKLSEAASSLAVVTTERDAAEASKQNLEAEKADLMNVGADALTDGFELALEQVRCVLPDLDLSQFSIYHEVVDGKLLPPSP; encoded by the exons ATGACGGGGAAAGACAGGAAGCTGgccttgctggagcttgccaagcgTCGGGGAACCAAAGGCACTGGGTCCTCCTCTTCTACGACTGAGCCCATCGCAGCCCCTCccctctcggtcgcgccagctgaaggccccgagcaaggaaagaagaggaagaggctggtgaaggcttccacttCACTTGCTGTTGCTGCTACCGTCGcctcaactgaagaggagagctctggctctcctctcatacaccgccagaggaagaaagCAGCAGTTGAGGGGGGctcatctctccagcctggagagattgaggtggtggaggtagaggaagggtcttcccctCCTCCCTGCGCTCAACCTGCCTCAGAACCCACCAaccttccttctccaggccagcagttgcctccaactaccacactgccatcttcccccccagcaggccaatcacctg ccctggagaagagggtgaaggagcttgagcacgacaaggagtcactgcgaagtgacttcgaagctgctcaAGGATCCGTTGaactgatgcgaggcatggtggagaaggctaggagggaatacctagcgcaggtccaagagaccatcaagacggagatcttgatggggcagacggtgagctctttggactgcgcggtggtggagcttagggccgagacttcctccctgcgCCAACTGAACACTCagctagtgggggagctcgagtccaccaaagaagcagctgctgTTGGGGAGAAgagacttgaggaggtggtgggcaaactgtctgaagctgcctcctcccttgctgtcgtgaccactgagagagatgctgcggaggcctcaaagcaaaaTCTGGAGGCGGAAAAGGCTgacttgatgaacgtgggtgctgatgccctcactgatggattcgagctagccCTCGAGCAAGtcagatgcgttctcccagacctggacctctcgcagttcagcatctatcatgaagtggtggatggaaagctccTCCCTCCTTCCCCTTAA
- the LOC137824839 gene encoding uncharacterized protein — protein sequence MRTTRSSSVAPSTDEDVVSMTQVMDMMRTLQENVAVSRSEQERMHEALVASQARNEELNRVNEELRKALQEQEERAVGDRSAPPSPPRNFPMPFSQEIMDSVVPANTVVVKASFIGVEDPEAHLTAFHTQMMLSGGSDAVYCKVFMSTLSGTTLDWFVSIPTGHITTFQQFSKMFVEQYIVNKAPPLVSYDLFDVRQYQGESLKDFLNRFGAQIVRLPGKDEEMFIHAFKKGVLPGPFSESLISSHPATFAEIRRRAVAHIAAKSEVSEKRGNVAPTKPSRAQTRVQPQRVMEAAAGKRDKRMRHPYDPKKGNGKGKGSGRPRETNRPPRYEFVMGLADLIAISNIVARLKVPEKTTEKVLGPKPDTCCEFHKSFGHSINSCLALGYQLAELVKCGFLKDYLLEKQAGQSTGSQPASNEGQQHEVPVHGEIHTIAGGFSGEGCTASQRKKYARSVMSVEVFEDHSPDVDITFTKGDLRDVVPHDNDPIVISLVTAGRTVHRVLVDQGSSANVMFSPTFEKLQLSPDQLRPYGGCLYGLVGDQVEVRGYIELRTTFTYGLAS from the coding sequence ATGAGGACAACACGGTCAAGTTCAGTCGCGCCATCAACAGACGAAGATGTTGTGTCCATGACACAAGtcatggacatgatgaggacgctgcaggagaacgtggctgtATCACGTTCTGAacaggaaaggatgcacgaggcactggtggcctcgcaagctaggaatgaagagctcaacagggttaacgaagagctgcgcaaagccctGCAGGAGCAGGAGGAGCGCGCGGTcggggacagatctgcacccccatccccacctCGCAACTTCCCCATGCCgttttcccaagagatcatggactcggtggtcccggctaacactgtggtggtgaaagcgtctttcattggggtggaggaccctgaggcccatctcacggcgtttcatactcagatgatgctctccgGGGGGTCTGACGCGGTttattgtaaggtgttcatgagcactcttagTGGAACaacgttggactggttcgtcagtatacctactggccacattaccacttttcaacagttttccaagatgtttgttgagcagtatatagtgaacaaggcaccaccattggtgtcttacgacttgtttgacGTGAGacagtaccagggggagtccctgaaggatttcctgaataGATTCGGGGCCCAGATAGTCCGCTTGCCAGGTAAAGACGAAGAGATGTTTATACACGCCTTCAAGAAGGGTGTGTTAcctgggccttttagtgagtcACTTATCAGcagtcaccccgccacgtttgctgaaatccggcgacgtgctgtggcccacatcgccgccaagagcgaagtctccgagaaaaggggaaacgtggccccaACCAAACCATCGCGCGCCCAGACGAGGGTCCAGCCGCAAAGAGTAATGGAGGCAGCGGCGGGAAAGAGGGACAAGAGGATGCGTCATCCTTATGATCCTAAGAAGGGTAACGGGAAGGGGAAGGGGTCAGGGCGGCCCAGAGAGACTAATCGCCCACCAAGGTATGAGTTCGTGATGGGGTTGGCTGATCTGATCGCCATCTCGAATATCGTcgccaggctcaaagtgcctgagaagacGACAGAGAAGGTTTTGGGTCCAAAACCAGACACGTGctgtgagttccacaagagctttggccactccatcaactcgtgtttggctttgggatACCAACTCGCCGAGTTGGTCAAGTGCGGATTCCTGAAAGATTACTTGCTGGAAAAGCAAGCGGGCCAATCAACGGGTTCTCAACCAGCGAGCAACGAAggacagcagcacgaggtgcccgTCCACGGTGAGATCCACACTATAGCTGGCGGATTTTCAGGTGAAGGGTGCACTGCATCGCAGCGcaagaagtacgcgaggtcggtgatgtcagtggaagtctttgaggaccactcacccgacgtggacatcacgttcaccaaaggagaccttagggacgttgtacctcacgacaacgatcctatTGTGATCTcacttgtcacggcgggaaggacagtccaccgggtactggtcgaccaagggagctcggcaaATGTAATGTTTTCGCCGACTTTTGAAAAATTACAACTGTCTCCCGATcagctgaggccatatgggggctgcctGTACGGTTTGGTCGGCGATCAAGTGGAGGTaagggggtatattgagttgaggacgaccttcacatATGGTTTGGCCTCATGa